One stretch of Planctomycetota bacterium DNA includes these proteins:
- a CDS encoding 4Fe-4S binding protein, with translation MAKEEKGLSRRELLRRLGMGTGLVAVAGTAAALAGRTRRGDTVWQIDPAKCIQCGNCATYCVLEPSAVKCVHAFMLCGYCELCFGHFQPGVEPPRTLDVAGAESQLCPTGAIKRRWIEGPLYEYTIDEPLCIGCGKCVKGCTLHGNGSLFLQVRHDRCLNCNECSIAAACPSGAYTRVPADKPYLLKGKDTKR, from the coding sequence ATGGCGAAAGAGGAAAAGGGACTGTCGCGCCGCGAACTCCTGCGGCGCCTCGGCATGGGAACGGGCCTCGTGGCCGTCGCCGGGACGGCCGCCGCGCTCGCCGGCCGCACGCGGCGCGGAGACACGGTCTGGCAAATTGACCCCGCGAAGTGCATCCAGTGCGGCAACTGCGCGACGTACTGCGTCCTGGAGCCCTCGGCCGTCAAGTGCGTCCACGCCTTCATGCTGTGTGGATATTGCGAATTGTGCTTCGGCCACTTTCAGCCGGGCGTCGAGCCGCCGCGCACCCTGGACGTGGCGGGCGCGGAGAGCCAGTTGTGCCCGACGGGAGCGATCAAGCGGCGGTGGATCGAGGGGCCGCTCTACGAGTACACGATTGACGAGCCTCTGTGCATCGGTTGCGGCAAGTGCGTCAAGGGATGCACGCTGCACGGCAACGGGTCGCTGTTTCTCCAGGTTCGGCACGACCGGTGCCTGAACTGCAACGAGTGCTCGATAGCGGCGGCGTGCCCGTCGGGCGCGTACACTCGCGTGCCCGCCGACAAACCCTACCTCCTGAAAGGCAAGGATACCAAGCGTTGA